The sequence GCTGTGCAAGATGATTTATTTCAGGCGTTAACTGAGGCAGGATCAAAAAAAATTCAGATTGAAACCGTTGTCTATAAATCTGCGTATGAATCGGCGCTGGAATTAATGGCCGAATTAAAATGCTTGGGTGCGCACAACGTTGCTCAAGACAGAAAGAGACGGTTAACAACAAAAAGTGAATTGCAAAAACTGTTGGCTGCTTATCCGAGAATAAGCGAAGTGCCCGGTGTTTTTGCTACGTTTGAAGTTATTTATGTGGTGGCCTCTTTTTAAATGAGCAAACAAAACTTTTTTATTACCGGAACCGATACCGGTGCCGGTAAGACCTGGTCAACTGCTGCGTTAATGCATCATTTTAAAATGAAAGGTAATACGGTGATCGGCATGAAGCCAGTCGCCTCGGGTTGCGAGGAGATTTCAGGCAAACTCAGAAACGAGGATGCCTTGTTACTTCATGAACTTGCGTCTGTTCCTGTGTCCTATGAGCTGATTAATCCTTATGCATTTAGAGAGCCTGTTGCACCGCATTTGGCGGCGAATGGCCAGTTAATTGATATCGGTTTGATACATGCAAACTATAAACACTTACAGACTCTGGCCGATGTGGTTTTAATCGAAGGAGCGGGCGGTTGGCTGGTTCCTTTGGGCAAGAATCAGGATTGGAGTGACCTGGTCTTGCGCCTTAACATTCCCGTTATCATCGTTGTGGCTTTAAAATTGGGGTGCATCAACCATGCTCGTCTGACTCACAAAGTTATCACCGATGCGGAGATTCCCTGTGCAGGCTGGATAGCGGCCTGTGTTGATGAGACCATGCTGCGGCCGGAAGAAACACTGCAAACACTGGTTTCATGGATTAGCGCGCCCTTACTGGGAGTATTTCCTTTTCAGAAAAATCCTGATTTTGCTCAATTGGCCAAAGCGATGATAATTTCCCTATAAAAAGTAATTGAAATTAGGCTTAAAATTATCCATACTTAATTTGTGGTTTTAAGATAACAATAACACTGAGGGGAGCTACTATGAGTTTGATTAACTGGACTGCAGATCAGTACGGAACAAACGTAGGATTTGCTGATGAAGAACACCAAATCCTGTTTGGTAAGTTGAATAAATTATACGACTTGGCTACTGGCGGGGCTGAGCGCTCAGCAATTGGAGGGCAGTTGGATGACTTGATTGCCTATGTGGTGGGCCATTTTGCTCACGAAGAAAAAGAAATGGCTGCGGCCCAATTTTCCGGCATAGAGGCCCATAAAGCAGAACATCAGGCTCTGGTCGCCACATGCGCCGATTTACAGAAAAAATTTCATGCCGGCGAGGCTGATGTAACCGAAGAAGTCGGTCAAATGGTGAAAGGCTGGCTGGATAGTCACATTCCCACTTTCGATAGAGGGTATTCCTCTGTATTGAGTTAAGTATTACAAACAGATGATTAATTTAGCCCGTGATGGAAACATCACGGGCTTTTTTTTGTCTGAAAGCCAATTCGGGAAAAGCTCTTCTGGCTTAGTGTCGTTTCATGGGTTAAAATTCTTAAGTTATTTAACCCTTTAAAATGGAGCAGACGGACGTGCTCAATCTAAAATTCAATCAATAAAATGCATACAAGAGTTTCTAACTACCTACCTGGAGGCTGCTCCGTGAAGAAAGCAAAGCAACTGATCGCATGTGTGATTCTAATGGCAATGGGCCTTGAATCTGCGCACGCGGCATACGACCTTAATTTGATGCAAGGGGTAACTCAGATCAGTCATGATGTGTATGATTTGCACATGCTGATTCTGTGGATTTGCGTATTTATCGGAATTGCCGTGTTTGGGGCCATGTTTTATTCGATTTACTATCATCGTAAATCGAGAGGACATGTCGCATCCCAATTCCATGAAAGCACAAAGATAGAGATCTTGTGGACGATTATTCCTACGCTGATTCTTGTTGGCATGGCAATACCAGCCACCAAGACCATGATGGAACTGAATGATGTGCAGGATGCCGATATGTCCATCAAAGTGACGGGCTGGCAATGGAAATGGGAATATGAATATCTTGACACGGGCGTGCATTTTTTTAGCAGTCTGGATGAAGCCAGTAATAGAGCCAGACAATTGGGTTCAGGCATAGATCCTAGATCAGTTCCTCATTACCTGCTTAACGTCGATCACCCTCTGGTAATCCCGGTTAAGAAGAAAATCCGTTTTCTTTTTACAGCAGCCGATGTTTTGCACTCCTGGTGGGTGCCCGATTTAGGCTGGAAAAAAGATACGATTCCCGGTTTTATCAATGAGGCCTGGACGTATGTCGAAAAACCAGGCACTTACCGTGGGCAATGTACAGAACTGTGCGGAAAAGACCATGGCTTTATGCCTATCGTAGTGATTGCAATGGAGCAGGCCGATTACGATAACTGGGTGGCAGAGCAAAAAGGTCTGGTTGCAGAGACCAATGCTGCGGCTGAAAAAGAATGGTCAAAAGACGAACTTATCGCCAAGGGTGAGGCGGTTTATCAAAATAACTGCGCTTCTTGCCATATGGCGGACGGAGCAGGTATGGCCGGAGCATTTCCTGCTTTGACCGGAAGCAAACTGGTCAATGGTGACATCAACAGTCAGATTGATCTGGTTTACAAAGGTAAAGGAATGATGCCAGCGTTTGGTCAAATGTTGAGTGAAGTCGACTTCGCAGCCGTCATTACCTATACCCGTAATGCTCTTGGCAATGCAGTAGGTGATTCAGTCCAACCATCAGCCATTAAATCATTGAAATCATCGGCGCCTGCGCAAACTGATGATAAAGACGAGGATGATCAAGACGAAGGAAACACGTAGTGTTTTGAACAAGCTGTTTGCTTTGTTTGAATTCAAATCTTTTTTACAAAAATAGAGGTAACACAATGTCAGCGGTAGTCACTGAACATGATGATCATCATGAGCATGATCATGATCACGGCCCCAGTAAAGGCCTTTTAAGATGGTTAATAACCACCAACCATAAAGATATCGGAACACTTTATCTGTTGTTTGCACTGGCAATGTTTTTTGTTGGTGGAGCCATGGCATTGGTTATCCGTGCCGAATTGTTTGAACCCGGTTTGCAGTTTGTGCAACCTCAGTTTTTCAATTCCATGACGACCATGCATGCACTGGTCATGGTATTCGGTGCGGTAATGCCTGCGTTTGTGGG comes from Methylicorpusculum oleiharenae and encodes:
- the bioD gene encoding dethiobiotin synthase — translated: MSKQNFFITGTDTGAGKTWSTAALMHHFKMKGNTVIGMKPVASGCEEISGKLRNEDALLLHELASVPVSYELINPYAFREPVAPHLAANGQLIDIGLIHANYKHLQTLADVVLIEGAGGWLVPLGKNQDWSDLVLRLNIPVIIVVALKLGCINHARLTHKVITDAEIPCAGWIAACVDETMLRPEETLQTLVSWISAPLLGVFPFQKNPDFAQLAKAMIISL
- a CDS encoding bacteriohemerythrin, which encodes MSLINWTADQYGTNVGFADEEHQILFGKLNKLYDLATGGAERSAIGGQLDDLIAYVVGHFAHEEKEMAAAQFSGIEAHKAEHQALVATCADLQKKFHAGEADVTEEVGQMVKGWLDSHIPTFDRGYSSVLS
- the coxB gene encoding cytochrome c oxidase subunit II → MKKAKQLIACVILMAMGLESAHAAYDLNLMQGVTQISHDVYDLHMLILWICVFIGIAVFGAMFYSIYYHRKSRGHVASQFHESTKIEILWTIIPTLILVGMAIPATKTMMELNDVQDADMSIKVTGWQWKWEYEYLDTGVHFFSSLDEASNRARQLGSGIDPRSVPHYLLNVDHPLVIPVKKKIRFLFTAADVLHSWWVPDLGWKKDTIPGFINEAWTYVEKPGTYRGQCTELCGKDHGFMPIVVIAMEQADYDNWVAEQKGLVAETNAAAEKEWSKDELIAKGEAVYQNNCASCHMADGAGMAGAFPALTGSKLVNGDINSQIDLVYKGKGMMPAFGQMLSEVDFAAVITYTRNALGNAVGDSVQPSAIKSLKSSAPAQTDDKDEDDQDEGNT